In Thioalkalivibrio paradoxus ARh 1, the following are encoded in one genomic region:
- the lptM gene encoding LPS translocon maturation chaperone LptM — MPCKAHLVLILVVVLLGTLQILASCGQKGDLYFPEDLPEEQR; from the coding sequence ATGCCCTGCAAAGCCCACCTTGTCCTGATCCTGGTCGTCGTCCTCCTGGGAACCCTGCAGATATTGGCCAGCTGCGGGCAGAAGGGGGATCTGTATTTCCCTGAGGATCTGCCCGAGGAGCAGCGCTGA
- the lysA gene encoding diaminopimelate decarboxylase: MDHFDLRNGVLHCESVPLTEIAEAVGTPAYVYSRATLTRHYHAFADALEGIPHQVCFAVKANSSLAVLNVLARLGAGFDIVSGGELERVLRAGGEPGRVVFSGVGKTAAEMRRALQVGIHCFNVESGPELELLDAVAGDMGLRAPIAIRVNPDVDAETHPYIATGLRENKFGVDIAAAHALYLEAARLPHLDIRGVGFHIGSQLTRLTPFTDALQRVLALADDLERDGIRLAHIDVGGGLGVRYRDETPPEPADYATALRELLAGRNWPVLLEPGRAIAANAGVFLTRVEFLKHTAHKDFAVVDGAMNDLIRPALYGAWQEIVPVSPRDGTQRRYDVVGPVCETGDFLGRERELVLAPGDLLAVRSAGAYGYVMASNYNSRPRPPEVMVDGDRYYIVNRREQVDHLMMRESMLPGAD, translated from the coding sequence ATGGATCACTTCGATCTGCGCAACGGCGTGCTGCACTGCGAGTCGGTGCCGCTGACCGAGATCGCCGAGGCGGTCGGTACGCCGGCCTATGTGTACTCGCGCGCGACGCTGACCCGCCACTACCACGCCTTCGCCGATGCGCTCGAGGGCATCCCGCACCAGGTCTGCTTCGCGGTCAAGGCGAATTCCAGCCTGGCCGTACTGAACGTGCTCGCGCGCCTCGGTGCCGGCTTCGACATCGTGTCGGGGGGCGAACTCGAGCGGGTGCTGCGCGCCGGCGGCGAGCCCGGCAGGGTGGTCTTCTCCGGGGTCGGCAAGACCGCCGCCGAGATGCGCCGCGCGCTGCAGGTCGGTATCCATTGCTTCAACGTCGAATCCGGGCCGGAGCTCGAACTGCTCGATGCGGTGGCGGGGGACATGGGCCTGCGCGCGCCGATCGCGATCCGGGTGAATCCGGACGTGGATGCGGAGACGCACCCGTACATCGCGACCGGCCTGCGCGAAAACAAGTTCGGGGTGGACATCGCGGCCGCGCACGCGTTGTACCTCGAGGCCGCGCGCCTTCCGCATCTGGACATCCGCGGCGTCGGATTCCACATCGGCTCGCAGCTGACGCGGCTGACCCCGTTCACCGATGCGCTCCAGCGGGTACTGGCGCTCGCCGACGATCTGGAGCGAGACGGGATCAGGCTGGCGCACATCGACGTCGGCGGCGGCCTCGGCGTGCGCTACCGCGACGAGACGCCGCCCGAGCCCGCCGACTACGCCACCGCACTGCGCGAACTGCTCGCCGGCCGGAACTGGCCGGTACTGCTCGAGCCGGGGCGGGCGATTGCCGCGAACGCGGGCGTGTTTCTGACCCGGGTCGAGTTCCTGAAACACACGGCGCACAAGGACTTCGCGGTCGTCGATGGCGCGATGAACGACCTGATCCGCCCCGCGCTGTACGGCGCCTGGCAGGAGATCGTTCCGGTGTCCCCCCGCGACGGGACGCAGCGGCGCTACGATGTGGTCGGGCCGGTTTGCGAGACCGGCGATTTCCTCGGCCGCGAGCGCGAGCTGGTGCTCGCCCCGGGCGATCTGCTCGCGGTGCGTTCCGCCGGTGCCTATGGATATGTGATGGCGAGCAACTACAACAGCCGGCCGCGCCCCCCGGAGGTGATGGTCGACGGCGACCGCTATTACATCGTGAACCGTCGCGAGCAGGTGGATCACCTGATGATGCGCGAAAGCATGCTGCCGGGGGCGGACTGA
- a CDS encoding class I SAM-dependent methyltransferase, producing the protein MMERRPEPELMLDPEQARAYAEADFAEPHEHFVDLFAERFPDMAGGAVLDLGCGPGDVSLRLAARYPACVVHGIDGAQAMLAAGAAWCRAHPAGSRVQLRMGRLPDAQAPGAPYETIVSNSLLHHLHDPRVLWDVILRDGAPGARVFVMDLCRPESAQRVSELVARHAATAPEVLRRDFENSLYAAFTPGEVRAQLGDAGLEAFQVEQVSDRHLVAWGRL; encoded by the coding sequence CTGATGGAACGCCGGCCGGAACCGGAGCTGATGCTCGACCCGGAACAGGCCCGGGCCTACGCCGAGGCCGATTTTGCCGAGCCGCACGAGCACTTCGTCGATCTGTTCGCGGAACGTTTTCCCGACATGGCCGGCGGAGCGGTACTGGACCTGGGCTGCGGCCCGGGTGACGTGAGCCTGCGGCTGGCCGCGCGGTATCCGGCCTGCGTGGTCCACGGGATCGACGGCGCGCAGGCGATGCTGGCCGCGGGCGCGGCCTGGTGCCGGGCGCATCCCGCCGGTTCGCGCGTGCAGCTGCGCATGGGGCGGTTGCCGGACGCACAGGCTCCAGGCGCTCCGTACGAGACGATCGTATCCAACAGTCTGCTGCACCACCTGCACGATCCACGGGTGCTCTGGGATGTGATCCTGCGCGATGGCGCGCCCGGGGCACGGGTGTTCGTAATGGATCTTTGCCGGCCCGAATCCGCACAGCGGGTATCGGAGCTGGTGGCCCGCCATGCGGCGACTGCGCCGGAAGTGCTGCGGCGCGACTTCGAAAACTCGCTGTACGCCGCGTTCACGCCCGGGGAAGTGCGCGCGCAACTCGGCGACGCCGGCCTCGAGGCATTTCAAGTCGAGCAGGTCAGCGATCGCCATCTGGTGGCCTGGGGCCGCCTGTGA